In Streptomyces sp. Li-HN-5-11, the sequence TCACCATCGAGGACGACGGCACCATCTACATCGGCGCCGCCGACGGCCCGTCCGCCGAAGCCGCCCGTACGACCATCAACGGCATCGCCAACCCGACGATGCCCGAGGTCGGCGAGCGCTACCTCGGTACGGTCGTGAAGACGACCACCTTCGGTGCGTTCGTCTCCCTGCTGCCCGGCAAGGACGGCCTGCTGCACATCTCGCAGATCCGCAAGCTGGCCGGCGGAAAGCGCGTGGAGAACGTCGAGGACGTCCTCGGTGTGGGCCAGAAGGTCCAGGTCGAGATCGCCGAGATCGACTCCCGCGGCAAGCTCTCCCTCATTCCGGTGATCGAGGGCGAAGAAGGCAACGACGAGGCGAAGGACGACACCGACAAGTGACGTCCCGTGGCTTCAGGGCGACGGCCCGCACCTCCTCGGAGGCGCGGGCCGTCGCCCGTACCCAAACCCTCATCAAGGGCCAGAACGGCATCGGTACGGTCCGCAAGACCACCCTCCCCGGCGGCCTGCGCATCGTCACCGAGACCCTGCCCTCCGTGCGCTCCGCCACCTTCGGCATCTGGGCGCACGTCGGCTCCCGCGACGAGACCCCCTCGCTGAACGGCGCCACGCACTACCTGGAGCACCTGCTCTTCAAGGGCACCTCCCGCCGCAGCGCGCTGGACATCTCCTCCGCCCTCGACGCCGTCGGCGGCGAGATGAACGCCTTCACGGCCAAGGAGTACACGTGCTACTACGCACGCGTGCTCGACACCGACCTGCCGCTCGCCATCGACGTGGTCTGCGACATGCTCACCGGCTCGCTGATCCGCGAGGAGGACGTCGACGTCGAACGCGGCGCGATCCTCGAGGAGATCGCGATGACCGAGGACGACCCGGGCGACTGCGTGCACGACCTGTTCGCGCACACCATGTTCGGCGACAACCCCCTCGGCCGCCCGGTCCTCGGCACGGTCGACACGGTCAACGCCCTCACCGCCGACCGCATCCGCCGCTTCTACAAGAAGCACTACGACCCGACCCACCTCGTCGTCGCCTGCGCCGGCAACATCGACCACAACAAGGTCGTACGCCAGGTCCGCGCCGCCTTCGAGAAGGCCGGCGCCTTCCGCAGCGCCGAGGCCGCGCCCATCGCCCCGCGCGACGGCCGCCGCAGCCTGCGCACCGCGGGCCGCGTGCAACTGCAGAACCGCAGGACGGAGCAGGCCCATGTGGTCCTCGGCATGCCCGGTGTCGCCCGCACCGACGACCGTCGCTGGGCCCTCGGCGTGCTGAACACCGCCCTCGGCGGTGGCATGTCCTCACGTCTGTTCCAGGAGGTCCGGGAGAAGCGCGGCCTGGCCTACAGCGTGTACTCCTACACCTCCGGCTTCGCCGACTGCGGCCTGTTCGGCGTGTACGCGGGCTGCCGCCCGAGCCAGGTGCACGACGTGCTGAGGATCTGCCGCGACGAGCTCGACCACGTCGCCGAGCACGGTCTGACGGACGACGAGATCGGGCGCGCCATCGGCCAGCTCCAGGGCTCCACGGTCCTCGGCCTGGAGGACACGGGTGCGCTGATGAACCGTATCGGCAAGAGTGAGCTCTGCTGGGGCGAGCAGATCTCCGTCGACGACATGCTGGCCCGGATGGCGGCGGTGACCCCGGACGAGGTCCGCTCGGTCGCCCGGGACGTCCTGGGGCAGCGTCCCTCCCTGTCGGTCATCGGCCCGCTCAAGGACAAGCAGGCCGCGCGCCTGCACGACGCGGTCGCCTGACCGCTCAGGCCGTACAACTCTGCGGTCGTGACAGCCCCCCGGCCGTCACGGCCCTCCGGTCATAAGGAAGCAAGAGATGAGCAAGCTGCGCGTGGCGGTCCTCGGCGCCAAGGGCCGGATCGGGTCCGAGGCGGTACGGGCGGTCGAGGCCGCCGAGGACATGGAGCTTGTCGCCGCCCTCTCCCGCGGCGACAAGCTGGAGACCCTCACCGACACCGGCGCCGAGGTGGCGGTCGAACTGACCACTCCGGCCTCGGTCATGGACAACCTCGACTTCTGCGTACGGCACGGCATCCACGCCGTCGTCGGCACCACCGGCTGGACCGACGACCGCCTCGCCCAGCTCAGGAGCCTGCTCGCGCAGTCCCCGGAGACGGGCGTGCTCATCGCGCCGAACTTCTCCATCGGCGCCGTCCTGACCATGAAGTTCGCGCAGATCGCCGCGCCCTGGTTCGAGTCCGTCGAGGTCGTCGAACTGCACCACCCCAACAAGGTCGACGCCCCCTCCGGCACCGCCACGCGCACCGCCCAGCTCATCGCAGAGGCCCGCCGCCGGGCCGGTTCGGCTCCGGCGCCCGACGCCACGGTCACCGCCCTGGACGGCGCCCGCGGCGCGAACGTCGACGGTGTGCCGGTGCACGCCGTCCGTCTGCGCGGTCTGCTCGCCCACCAGGAGGTCCTGCTCGGCGGCGAGGGCGAGACCCTCACCGTCCGCCACGACTCGCTCCACCACAGCAGCTTCATGCCGGGCATCCTGCTCGGTGTGCGCCGCGTGGTCTCCACTCCCGGCCTGACCTTCGGCCTGGAGCACTTCCTCGATCTGAACTGAGCCCGAGCCTGCCATGCGCGCGAAGATCACCTACCTCGTCACGGCCGCCGTCCTGGTCTTCTACTTCGTCCTGGTCGGCAGCCGCGGCGTCATGCTCATCCAGTCCGGCACACCCGTGACCGTCGCCTTCGGGATCGCCGTACTGATCCTGCCGGTGATCGGCCTGTGGTTCCTGTGGAAGAACACCCAGTTCGTCCGCCGGGCCAACCAGCTCGCCGCCGAACTCGACGCCGAGGGCGGACTGCCGGTCGACGAGCTGAAGCGCACCCCCAGCGGGCGCATCGACCGCGACTCGGCCGACGAGGTCTTCGCCAAGCGCAAGGCGGAGACCGAGGCGGCCCCCGACGACTGGCGCACCTGGTTCCGCCTGGCCGTCGCCTACCACGACGCCCGCGACACCCCGCGCGCCCGCAAGGCGATGCAGCGGGCGATCGCCCTGCACGACGGCAAGCCGGTCCCCTCCGCCTGACGCCCGGCGGAAGCGTGCGCCGGACGCTCTTCCTGCTCGTCCGACGCGGCGGCAGAGGTCAGCGGCCCTGGTGCTCGGCCGCCCAGGCCTCCGCCGAGTCCGCCGCCCGGTCGAACGCCTCGAGTCGGCCCAGGAAGTCCGCGTTGTGCGTGGTCAGCAGCGGCACGTCGTCCTGGCCGCCCTTCCGGCGGACCAGCACCAGCGCCTGTCCCTGCACCGTGCGCGGCAGCCCGAGCCAGCGCACCGGCTGCTGCACCGTCCGCACGCCGGCCACCTGCGCCCAGGGCGTCGTACGGGTGACGAGAAACGCCACCCGGCGCAGCCCGCGGGAACTGACCCACACGCCCATGCGCAGCAGCCTGAGGGCACCGGCGACGACGGCCAGGGCGGCACCGAAACACACCCCGGCGGAGGACACCGCGCCGGTCAGGGCGATCACAACAGCCGCGAGCAGCACGAACGAGGCGAGCAGCAGCAGAAGCGCGGCCACGCCCACCCTCCAGGGCCCGGGGCGGTAGGGGCGCCGCCAGCGCTCGCGGTCGTCGAACGGCAGCGCGGCATCATCCGCTGTGTCGAAGGCGCGGTCGGCCGTCAGGAAGGGCAGGGGCACGGCTGGTCCTCACTTGCTCCAGACATGGGCTGTGCCCGGTGAGGCTATCCGCCGGTGTCCTGGCCCACCACCCGCGGGGGGCCAAGGGGGTGGGCCGCGGATCAGCGCCCGTGGGAGGCCTGCTGCGTCTGCGTGGGGGAGTGACTGATCGACAACGCGGGCATTCCCAGGATGAGGGAACCCACGAGCGCCGCGACGATGGTCAGGCCCAGCAGGCAGCGGCCCGCCATCTGACCGACGGACGCACGCCGTCGGGGCGGGGGAGTGACATTACTGCGGAACCTGTCGGCTTCGGCGACGAAGGTGAACGGGACGGTTTCGCGCCGACGGGACATCGGGGATACGGCTCCCTTCCGGGGTCGAACGGGGGTGTCTCACCCATACAGACGCACGAGTGTCCAGAAAGGTGCCCGCTTCCCACGGATTCGCGGGTCTTCACCGAAGTTGTCGCGGCCCGGCACCGAACGCCCCGATGTCGGAGGCGGGCCGTAGAGTGGGCGCCGCCCGAGAGACGTGAAGAAAGGGACCCTCCGAGCCGTGACCGACACCCCCGCCGACGACCTGAAGCCGAGCTTCCGCAGCGATGTCACCGTCGAACTGGTCAAGCACACCGCGTCGGACGCCGACGTGCTGTTCGCAGCCCGCGTCTCGACCCTCGGCGAGCAGTCCCTGGACGAGCTGGGCAAGGACCCGGAGCGCTCCAGGGGCCTGATCAACTATCTGATGCGGGACCGGCACGGCAGCCCCTTCGAGCACAACTCGATGACCTTCTTCATCAGCGCCCCGATCTTCGTCTTCCGCGAGTTCATGCGGCACCGGGTCGGCTGGTCCTACAACGAGGAGTCCGGCCGGTACCGGGAGCTCCAGCCCGTCTTCTACGTCCCCGACGAGTCCCGCAAGCTCGTCCAGGAGGGCCGCCCGGGCAAGTACCGGTTCGTCGAGGGCACGCAGGCCCAGCAGGAGCTCGTCGGGCGGGTCATGGAGGACTCCTACCGGCAGGCGTACGAGGCCTACCGGGAGATGCTCGCCGCCGGTGTCGCCCGCGAGGTCGCGCGTGCGGTTCTCCCCGTGGGCCTGTTCTCCTCGATGTACGCCACCTGCAACGCCCGCTCGCTGATGCACTTCCTCGGCCTGCGCACCCAGCACGAGCTGGCCAGGGTGCCGTCCTTCCCGCAGCGGG encodes:
- the thyX gene encoding FAD-dependent thymidylate synthase, with protein sequence MTDTPADDLKPSFRSDVTVELVKHTASDADVLFAARVSTLGEQSLDELGKDPERSRGLINYLMRDRHGSPFEHNSMTFFISAPIFVFREFMRHRVGWSYNEESGRYRELQPVFYVPDESRKLVQEGRPGKYRFVEGTQAQQELVGRVMEDSYRQAYEAYREMLAAGVAREVARAVLPVGLFSSMYATCNARSLMHFLGLRTQHELARVPSFPQREIEMVGERMEAEWARLMPLTYAAFNANGRVAP
- the dapB gene encoding 4-hydroxy-tetrahydrodipicolinate reductase, with translation MSKLRVAVLGAKGRIGSEAVRAVEAAEDMELVAALSRGDKLETLTDTGAEVAVELTTPASVMDNLDFCVRHGIHAVVGTTGWTDDRLAQLRSLLAQSPETGVLIAPNFSIGAVLTMKFAQIAAPWFESVEVVELHHPNKVDAPSGTATRTAQLIAEARRRAGSAPAPDATVTALDGARGANVDGVPVHAVRLRGLLAHQEVLLGGEGETLTVRHDSLHHSSFMPGILLGVRRVVSTPGLTFGLEHFLDLN
- a CDS encoding pitrilysin family protein; the encoded protein is MTSRGFRATARTSSEARAVARTQTLIKGQNGIGTVRKTTLPGGLRIVTETLPSVRSATFGIWAHVGSRDETPSLNGATHYLEHLLFKGTSRRSALDISSALDAVGGEMNAFTAKEYTCYYARVLDTDLPLAIDVVCDMLTGSLIREEDVDVERGAILEEIAMTEDDPGDCVHDLFAHTMFGDNPLGRPVLGTVDTVNALTADRIRRFYKKHYDPTHLVVACAGNIDHNKVVRQVRAAFEKAGAFRSAEAAPIAPRDGRRSLRTAGRVQLQNRRTEQAHVVLGMPGVARTDDRRWALGVLNTALGGGMSSRLFQEVREKRGLAYSVYSYTSGFADCGLFGVYAGCRPSQVHDVLRICRDELDHVAEHGLTDDEIGRAIGQLQGSTVLGLEDTGALMNRIGKSELCWGEQISVDDMLARMAAVTPDEVRSVARDVLGQRPSLSVIGPLKDKQAARLHDAVA